One genomic region from Trifolium pratense plastid, complete genome encodes:
- the rbcL gene encoding ribulose-1,5-bisphosphate carboxylase/oxygenase large subunit, which produces MAPQTETKAQVGFKAGVKDYRLTYYTPDYETKDTDILAAFRVTPQPGVPPEEAGAAVAAESSTGTWTTVWTDGLTSLDRYKGRCYHIEPVAGEDTQFIAYVAYPLDLFEEGSVTNMFTSIVGNVFGFKALRALRLEDLRIPVAYVKTFQGPPHGIQVERDKLNKYGRPLLGCTIKPKLGLSAKNYGRAVYECLRGGLDFTKDDENVNSQPFMRWRDRFLFCAEAIYKSQAETGEIKGHYLNATAGTCEEMIKRAVFARELGVPIVMHDYLTGGFTANTTLAHYCRDNGLLLHIHRAMHAVIDRQKNHGMHFRVLAKALRLSGGDHIHAGTVVGKLEGEREITLGFVDLLRDDYVEKDRSRGIFFTQDWVSLPGVLPVASGGIHVWHMPALTEIFGDDSVLQFGGGTLGHPWGNAPGAVANRVALEACVQARNEGRDLAREGNDIIRAAAKWSPELAAACEVWKEIKFEFPAMDTL; this is translated from the coding sequence ATGGCACCACAAACAGAAACTAAAGCACAGGTTGGGTTCAAAGCTGGTGTTAAAGATTATAGGTTGACTTATTATACTCCTGACTATGAAACCAAAGATACTGATATCTTGGCAGCATTCCGAGTAACTCCTCAACCCGGAGTTCCGCCCGAAGAAGCAGGTGCAGCGGTAGCTGCCGAATCTTCCACTGGGACATGGACAACTGTGTGGACCGATGGACTTACCAGTCTTGATCGTTATAAAGGACGCTGCTATCACATCGAGCCTGTTGCTGGAGAAGATACTCAATTTATTGCTTATGTAGCTTATCCCTTAGACCTTTTTGAAGAAGGTTCTGTTACTAACATGTTTACCTCTATTGTAGGTAATGTATTTGGGTTCAAGGCCTTGCGTGCTCTACGTCTGGAAGATTTGCGAATCCCCGTTGCTTATGTTAAAACTTTCCAAGGTCCTCCTCACGGAATCCAAGTTGAGAGAGATAAATTGAACAAGTATGGACGTCCCCTATTGGGATGTACTATTAAACCTAAATTGGGTTTATCCGCTAAGAATTACGGTAGAGCAGTTTATGAATGTCTACGCGGTGGACTTGATTTTACAAAAGATGATGAAAATGTGAACTCCCAACCATTTATGCGTTGGAGAGACCGTTTCTTATTTTGTGCCGAAGCTATTTATAAATCACAGGCCGAAACAGGTGAAATCAAAGGACATTATTTGAATGCAACTGCGGGTACATGTGAAGAAATGATAAAAAGGGCTGTATTTGCGAGAGAATTGGGCGTTCCTATCGTAATGCACGACTACTTAACAGGTGGATTCACTGCAAATACTACCTTGGCTCACTATTGCCGCGATAATGGTCTACTTCTTCATATCCACCGTGCAATGCATGCAGTTATCGATAGACAGAAAAATCATGGTATGCACTTTCGTGTATTAGCTAAAGCGTTACGTTTGTCTGGTGGAGATCATATTCACGCTGGTACTGTAGTAGGTAAACTTGAAGGAGAAAGGGAGATTACTTTAGGTTTTGTTGACTTACTACGTGATGATTATGTTGAAAAAGATAGAAGTCGCGGTATTTTTTTCACTCAGGATTGGGTTTCTTTACCGGGTGTTCTGCCTGTTGCTTCAGGGGGTATCCACGTTTGGCATATGCCCGCTCTGACCGAGATTTTTGGAGATGATTCTGTACTTCAATTCGGCGGAGGAACTTTAGGACACCCCTGGGGAAATGCACCTGGTGCCGTAGCGAATCGAGTCGCTCTGGAAGCATGTGTACAAGCTCGGAATGAGGGACGTGATCTTGCTCGTGAGGGAAATGATATTATCCGTGCAGCTGCCAAATGGAGTCCTGAATTAGCCGCTGCTTGTGAAGTCTGGAAGGAGATCAAATTTGAATTCCCAGCAATGGATACTTTGTAA
- the atpB gene encoding ATP synthase CF1 beta subunit — MKVTPTPSDTEVSALENKNLGRITQIIGPVLDVDFPPGKMPYIYNALIVQGRDSVGQQINVTCEVQQLLGNNRIRAVALSATDGLKRGLEVVDTGAALSVPVGGATLGRIFNVLGEPIDNLGPVDTRTTSPIHRSAPSFVQLDTKLSIFETGIKVVDLLAPYRRGGKIGLFGGAGVGKTVLIMELINNIAKAHGGVSVFGGVGERTREGNDLYMEMKESGVINEKKIDESKVALVYGQMNEPPGARMRVGLTALTMAEYFRDVNEQDVLLFIDNIFRFVQAGSEVSALLGRMPSAVGYQPTLGTEMGTLQERITSTKEGSITSIQAVYVPADDLTDPAPATTFAHLDATTVLSRGLAAKGIYPAVDPLDSTSTMLQPRIVGEEHYQTAQRVKQTLQRYKELQDIIAILGLDELSEEDRLIVARARKIERFLSQPFFVAEVFTGSGGKYVGLAETIRGFKLILSGEFDSLPEQAFYLVGNIDEATAKAANLRN, encoded by the coding sequence ATGAAAGTAACTCCTACCCCTTCGGATACTGAGGTTTCTGCACTTGAAAACAAAAATCTGGGACGTATCACGCAAATAATTGGGCCGGTACTCGATGTAGATTTTCCACCAGGAAAGATGCCTTATATTTACAACGCTCTGATAGTTCAAGGTCGAGATAGTGTTGGCCAACAAATTAATGTAACTTGTGAAGTACAGCAATTATTAGGAAATAATCGAATTAGAGCTGTAGCTCTGAGTGCTACGGATGGTCTAAAGAGAGGACTGGAAGTGGTTGACACGGGAGCTGCTCTAAGTGTTCCAGTTGGCGGAGCAACCCTAGGTCGAATTTTCAACGTGCTTGGAGAGCCTATTGATAATTTGGGTCCTGTAGATACTCGCACAACATCTCCTATTCATAGATCTGCGCCTTCCTTTGTACAGTTAGATACAAAATTATCCATTTTTGAAACTGGAATTAAAGTAGTCGATCTTTTAGCCCCCTATCGTCGCGGCGGAAAAATAGGACTTTTCGGGGGGGCTGGGGTAGGTAAAACCGTACTCATTATGGAATTGATCAATAACATTGCCAAAGCTCATGGAGGTGTATCTGTATTTGGCGGAGTAGGTGAGCGTACTCGTGAGGGAAATGATCTTTATATGGAAATGAAAGAATCCGGAGTAATTAATGAAAAAAAGATTGATGAATCAAAAGTAGCTCTAGTCTATGGTCAAATGAATGAACCGCCCGGAGCTCGTATGAGAGTTGGTTTAACTGCCCTAACTATGGCCGAATATTTCCGAGATGTCAATGAACAGGACGTCCTTCTATTTATCGACAATATCTTCCGTTTTGTCCAAGCCGGATCCGAAGTATCGGCCTTATTGGGCCGAATGCCTTCCGCTGTGGGTTATCAACCTACCCTAGGTACTGAAATGGGTACTTTACAAGAAAGAATTACTTCTACCAAAGAAGGGTCTATAACTTCTATTCAAGCAGTTTATGTACCTGCAGACGATTTGACCGATCCTGCTCCTGCCACGACATTTGCACATTTGGATGCAACTACTGTACTCTCAAGAGGATTAGCTGCCAAAGGTATTTATCCAGCAGTAGATCCTTTAGATTCAACGTCAACCATGCTCCAACCTCGGATCGTTGGGGAAGAACATTATCAAACTGCGCAAAGAGTTAAACAAACGTTACAACGTTACAAAGAACTTCAGGACATTATAGCTATTCTTGGGTTGGACGAATTATCCGAAGAGGATCGCTTAATCGTAGCAAGAGCACGAAAAATTGAACGTTTCTTATCACAACCTTTTTTCGTAGCAGAAGTATTTACCGGTTCCGGAGGGAAATATGTCGGTCTAGCAGAAACAATTAGAGGGTTTAAATTGATTCTTTCTGGAGAATTCGACAGTCTTCCTGAACAAGCCTTTTATTTAGTAGGTAATATCGATGAAGCTACTGCGAAGGCTGCGAACTTACGAAATTAG
- the atpE gene encoding ATP synthase CF1 epsilon subunit — protein sequence MTLNLCVLTPNRIVWDSEVTEIILSTNSGQIGVLKNHAPIATALDIGILKIRLNDRWLTVALMGGFARIGNNEITILANDAERGSDVDPQEAQQTLKIAEANLNKAKGKRQTIEANLALRRARTRVEAINTIS from the coding sequence ATGACTTTAAATCTTTGTGTACTGACCCCTAATCGAATTGTTTGGGATTCAGAAGTGACGGAAATTATTTTATCTACTAATAGTGGACAGATTGGGGTATTAAAAAACCATGCGCCTATTGCCACAGCTTTAGATATAGGTATTTTGAAAATACGACTTAACGACCGATGGTTAACGGTGGCTCTGATGGGCGGTTTTGCTAGAATAGGCAATAATGAGATCACTATTTTAGCAAATGATGCGGAAAGGGGTAGTGACGTTGATCCACAAGAAGCACAACAAACTCTTAAAATAGCAGAAGCTAACTTGAATAAGGCCAAGGGCAAGAGACAAACAATTGAGGCAAATCTAGCTCTCCGACGAGCTAGGACACGAGTAGAGGCTATCAATACCATCTCGTAA
- the rpl23 gene encoding ribosomal protein L23: MNEIKYAVFTDKSIRLFAKNQYTFNVESRSTRTEIKRWVELFFDVKVIAMNSHRLPIKGRRTRPIMGHTMHYKRMIITLQPGYSIPSLRTKINKKKYT, translated from the coding sequence ATGAATGAAATAAAATATGCAGTATTTACAGACAAAAGTATTCGGTTATTCGCAAAAAATCAATATACTTTTAATGTCGAATCAAGATCAACTAGGACAGAAATAAAACGTTGGGTCGAACTCTTCTTTGATGTCAAGGTAATAGCTATGAATAGTCATCGACTCCCAATAAAGGGTAGAAGAACGCGCCCTATTATGGGACATACAATGCATTACAAGCGTATGATCATTACGCTTCAACCGGGTTATTCTATTCCATCTCTTAGAACGAAAATAAATAAAAAAAAATACACTTAA
- the rpl2 gene encoding ribosomal protein L2, producing the protein MTIHLYKTSIPSTRNGAVDSQVKSNSRNRLISGQHHCDKGRNARGIITAGHRGGGHKRLYRKIDFRRNEKDIYGRIITIEYDPNRNAHICLIHYGDGEKRYILHPRGAIIGDTVVYGTEVPIKMGNALPLTDMPLGTAIHNIEITLGRGGQLARAAGAVAKLIAKEGKSATLKLPSGEVRLISKNCSATVGQVGNVGANQKSLGRAGAKRWLGKRPVVRGVAMNPVDHPHGGGEGKAPIGRKKPSTPWGYPALGRRTRKRNKYSDNLILRRRSK; encoded by the exons ATGACGATACATTTATACAAAACTTCTATCCCGAGCACACGCAATGGAGCCGTAGACAGTCAAGTGAAATCTAATTCACGAAATCGTTTGATTTCTGGACAGCATCATTGTGATAAAGGCCGTAATGCTAGAGGAATCATTACCGCAGGGCATAGAGGGGGGGGTCATAAGCGTCTATACCGTAAAATTGATTTTCGACGGAATGAAAAAGACATATATGGTAGAATCATAACTATAGAATACGACCCTAATCGAAATGCACACATTTGTCTCATACACTATGGGGATGGTGAGAAAAGATATATTTTACACCCCAGAGGGGCTATAATTGGAGATACCGTTGTTTATGGTACAGAAGTTCCTATAAAAATGGGAAATGCCCTACCTTTGA CCGATATGCCCTTAGGCACGGCCATACATAACATAGAAATAACACTTGGAAGGGGGGGGCAATTAGCTAGAGCAGCAGGTGCTGTAGCGAAACTGATTGCAAAAGAGGGGAAATCAGCAACATTAAAATTACCTTCTGGAGAGGTCCGTTTGATATCCAAAAACTGCTCAGCAACAGTCGGACAAGTAGGGAATGTTGGGGCAAACCAGAAAAGTTTGGGCAGAGCCGGAGCTAAACGTTGGCTAGGTAAGCGTCCTGTAGTAAGGGGGGTAGCTATGAACCCTGTAGACCATCCACACGGGGGTGGTGAAGGGAAGGCCCCAATTGGTAGAAAAAAACCCTCAACTCCTTGGGGTTATCCCGCACTTGGAAGAAGAACTAGAAAAAGGAATAAATATAGTGATAATTTGATTCTTCGTCGCCGTAGTAAATAG
- the rps19 gene encoding ribosomal protein S19, whose amino-acid sequence MTRSQKKNPFVATHLLRKINKLNTKGEKEVIITWSRTSTIIPTMVGHTIAIHNGKEHLPIYITDRMVGHKLGEFSSTQNFRRHTKNDTKSRR is encoded by the coding sequence ATGACACGTTCACAAAAAAAAAATCCTTTTGTAGCGACTCATTTATTAAGAAAAATAAATAAGCTTAACACAAAAGGAGAAAAAGAAGTCATAATAACTTGGTCCAGAACATCAACTATTATACCTACAATGGTTGGGCATACCATTGCTATCCACAATGGTAAAGAGCATTTACCGATTTATATAACAGATCGTATGGTAGGCCATAAATTGGGAGAATTTTCATCTACTCAAAACTTCAGGAGGCATACAAAAAATGACACTAAATCTCGTCGTTGA
- the rps3 gene encoding ribosomal protein S3, with protein MGQKIHPLGFRLGTTQNHDSIWFAQPRDYSENLKEDKIIRDCIKNYLQKTVRIASGVEGIGRIKIKKRIDVIQIYVGLSPKLFTEWEPRRRIEELQTNVQKKLNCVNRKIKIAITRIQNVYRDPNILAEFIAVQLKKRISFRKAIQQAIELAEQAGTKGVQVQISGRIDGKEIARVEWFREGRVPLQTIRAKMDYCSYPVRTIYGVLGIKVWIVLNND; from the coding sequence ATGGGACAAAAAATACATCCGCTCGGTTTCAGACTTGGTACAACTCAAAATCATGATTCTATTTGGTTTGCACAACCAAGAGATTATTCCGAGAATCTAAAAGAAGATAAAATAATACGAGATTGTATCAAGAATTATCTACAAAAAACAGTAAGAATAGCCTCTGGTGTCGAGGGAATTGGACGAATAAAGATTAAAAAAAGAATCGATGTGATTCAAATCTATGTAGGACTTTCACCAAAGTTATTCACAGAGTGGGAGCCTCGAAGAAGAATCGAAGAATTACAGACTAATGTACAAAAAAAACTTAATTGTGTGAACCGAAAAATCAAGATTGCAATTACAAGAATTCAAAATGTTTATAGAGACCCTAATATTCTTGCAGAATTTATAGCTGTACAATTAAAGAAAAGAATTTCGTTTCGTAAAGCAATCCAACAAGCTATTGAATTAGCTGAACAGGCAGGTACAAAAGGAGTTCAAGTACAAATTTCGGGACGTATCGACGGAAAAGAAATTGCACGTGTCGAATGGTTCAGAGAAGGTAGGGTTCCTCTACAAACCATTCGAGCTAAAATGGATTATTGTTCCTATCCAGTTCGAACTATTTATGGGGTATTGGGAATCAAAGTTTGGATAGTTCTAAACAACGACTAA
- the rpl16 gene encoding ribosomal protein L16 — MLSPKRTRFRKHHRGRMKGKAYRGNKICFGKYALQALEPAWITSRQIEAGRRAMSRNVRRGGKIWVRIFPDKPVTVRPTETRMGSGKGSPEYWVAVVKPGKILYEMGGVPENIARKAISIAASKMPIRTQFILSE; from the exons ATGCTTAGT CCCAAAAGAACCAGATTCCGTAAACACCATCGAGGAAGAATGAAAGGAAAAGCCTATCGAGGTAATAAAATTTGCTTCGGAAAATATGCTCTTCAGGCACTTGAGCCCGCTTGGATCACATCTAGACAAATAGAAGCAGGGCGACGGGCAATGTCACGAAATGTTCGCCGGGGTGGAAAAATATGGGTACGTATATTTCCAGACAAACCTGTTACAGTAAGACCTACAGAAACGCGTATGGGTTCGGGAAAAGGATCTCCCGAATATTGGGTAGCTGTCGTTAAACCCGGCAAAATACTTTATGAAATGGGAGGGGTCCCTGAAAATATAGCTAGAAAGGCTATTTCAATAGCGGCATCCAAAATGCCTATACGAACTCAATTCATTCTTTCTGAATAA
- the rpl14 gene encoding ribosomal protein L14 yields the protein MIQPQTYLNVADNSGARELMCIRIIGASNRRYAYIGDIVVAVIKKAVPNSSLERSEVIRAVIVRTCKELKRSNGIIIKYDDNAAVLVDKEGNPKGTRIFSAIARELRQLNFTKIVSLAPEVL from the coding sequence ATGATTCAACCTCAAACTTATTTAAATGTAGCCGATAATAGCGGAGCCCGCGAATTGATGTGTATTCGAATCATAGGAGCTAGTAATCGACGGTATGCTTATATTGGTGACATTGTTGTTGCTGTAATCAAAAAAGCCGTACCAAATTCATCTTTAGAAAGATCAGAAGTGATCAGAGCTGTAATTGTACGTACTTGTAAAGAACTCAAACGTAGTAATGGTATAATAATAAAGTATGATGATAATGCGGCGGTTCTCGTTGATAAAGAAGGAAATCCAAAAGGAACTCGAATTTTTTCCGCAATAGCCCGAGAATTGAGACAGTTAAATTTTACTAAAATAGTTTCATTAGCACCCGAGGTATTATAA
- the rps8 gene encoding ribosomal protein S8, giving the protein MCKDTIADILTLIRNADRNGKRIVQLPRTNIIELIVRILVQEGLVENVRKHRESKKDFYVLTLRYRRNRKRSYKTFLNLKRISTPGLRIYSNYQQIPRVLGGMGIVILSTSRGIMTDREARLERIGGEVLCYIW; this is encoded by the coding sequence ATGTGTAAAGATACTATCGCTGATATACTAACCTTGATACGCAATGCTGACAGGAATGGAAAAAGAATAGTTCAACTACCACGTACTAATATTATCGAACTCATTGTGAGAATTCTTGTACAAGAGGGTCTTGTTGAAAACGTCAGAAAACATCGAGAAAGCAAAAAAGACTTTTATGTTTTAACTCTACGGTATAGAAGAAATAGGAAAAGATCGTATAAAACTTTTTTAAATTTAAAAAGGATCAGTACACCAGGTCTACGAATCTATTCTAACTATCAACAAATTCCGAGAGTTTTAGGAGGAATGGGAATTGTAATTCTTTCTACTTCTAGGGGTATAATGACAGATCGAGAGGCTAGATTAGAAAGAATCGGCGGAGAAGTTTTATGTTATATATGGTAA
- the rpl36 gene encoding ribosomal protein L36, with translation MKVRASVRKICEKCRLIRRRGRIIVICSNPKHKQRQG, from the coding sequence ATGAAAGTAAGAGCCTCTGTTCGTAAAATTTGTGAAAAATGTCGATTGATCCGCAGGCGAGGTCGAATTATAGTAATTTGTTCCAATCCAAAACATAAACAAAGACAAGGATAA
- the rps11 gene encoding ribosomal protein S11, with amino-acid sequence MAKFIRKIGSRKNGRIGSRKHPRKIHRGVIYVQASFNNTIVTVTDLRGRAISWSSAGSCGFKGSRRSTPFAAQTVAGNAIRPVVAQGMKRAEVMIKGPGPGRDAALRAILRSGIRLKFLRDVTPLPHNGCRAPKKRRI; translated from the coding sequence ATGGCAAAATTTATACGAAAAATTGGTTCACGTAAAAACGGACGTATTGGTTCGCGCAAGCATCCTCGTAAAATACATAGGGGGGTTATTTATGTTCAAGCTAGTTTCAACAATACCATTGTGACTGTTACAGATCTACGAGGTCGGGCGATTTCTTGGTCCTCTGCCGGTTCATGTGGATTCAAAGGTTCACGAAGGAGTACACCGTTTGCCGCTCAAACCGTAGCAGGAAATGCTATTCGACCAGTAGTCGCTCAAGGCATGAAACGAGCAGAAGTCATGATAAAAGGTCCCGGTCCAGGAAGAGATGCGGCATTAAGAGCTATTTTAAGAAGTGGTATACGATTAAAGTTTCTACGGGATGTAACACCTCTGCCACATAATGGATGTAGGGCTCCTAAAAAAAGACGTATATAA
- the rpoA gene encoding RNA polymerase alpha subunit, whose amino-acid sequence MIREKVKVSTQTLQWKCVESRVDSKRLYYGRFILSPLMKGQADTIGIAMRRILLGEIEGTCITRAKSEKIPHEYSTIVGIQESIHEILMNLKEIVLRSNLYGTRDASICFKGPGYVTAQDIILPPSVEIVDNTQHIANLTEPINLCIELQIERKRGYRIKTIDNIQDGSYTIDAVFMPVRNANHSIHSYVNGNEKQEILFLEIWTNGSLTPKEALYEASRNLIDLFIPFLHAEEENLNFENNQHKVTLPLFTFHDRLVKDKLRKKKKEIGLKSIFIDQLELPPRIYNCLKKSDIHTLLELLNKSQEDLMKIEHFRVEDVQNILNILQIDKHFA is encoded by the coding sequence ATGATTCGAGAAAAAGTAAAAGTATCAACTCAGACACTACAGTGGAAGTGTGTTGAATCAAGGGTAGACAGTAAGCGTCTTTATTATGGACGCTTTATTCTGTCTCCACTTATGAAAGGTCAAGCAGATACAATAGGCATTGCAATGCGAAGAATTTTGCTCGGAGAAATAGAGGGAACATGTATCACACGTGCAAAATCTGAGAAAATACCACATGAATATTCTACCATAGTAGGTATTCAAGAATCAATACATGAAATTTTAATGAATTTGAAAGAAATTGTATTGAGAAGTAATCTGTATGGAACTCGAGACGCGTCCATTTGTTTCAAAGGTCCTGGATATGTAACAGCTCAAGACATTATTTTACCACCTTCGGTGGAAATCGTGGATAATACACAACATATAGCTAACCTAACAGAACCTATTAATTTGTGTATTGAATTACAAATTGAGAGGAAGCGGGGATATCGTATAAAAACAATAGACAACATTCAAGATGGAAGTTATACTATAGATGCCGTATTCATGCCTGTTAGAAATGCAAATCATAGTATTCATTCTTATGTGAACGGTAATGAAAAACAAGAGATACTCTTTCTCGAAATATGGACAAATGGAAGTTTAACCCCTAAGGAAGCACTTTATGAAGCCTCCCGGAATTTGATTGATTTGTTTATTCCTTTTTTACACGCAGAAGAAGAAAACTTGAATTTTGAAAACAATCAACACAAAGTTACTTTACCCCTTTTTACTTTTCATGATAGATTAGTTAAGGATAAACTAAGGAAAAAAAAAAAAGAAATTGGATTGAAATCCATTTTTATTGACCAATTAGAATTGCCTCCCAGGATCTATAATTGTCTTAAAAAGTCTGATATACATACATTATTGGAACTTTTGAATAAGAGTCAAGAAGACCTTATGAAAATTGAACATTTTCGCGTAGAAGATGTTCAAAATATATTAAACATTTTACAAATCGACAAGCATTTTGCATAA
- the ycf3 gene encoding photosystem I assembly protein Ycf3: protein MTRSRINGNFIDKTFTIVANILLRIIPTTSGEREAFTYYRDGMSAQSEGNYAEALQNYYEAMRLEIDPYDRSYILYNIGLIHTSNGEHTKALEYYFRALERNPFLPQAFNNMAVICHYRGEQAIRQGDSEIAESWFDKASEYWKQAIALTPGNYIEAQNWLKITGRFE from the exons ATGACTAGATCTCGGATAAATGGAAATTTTATTGATAAGACCTTTACCATTGTAGCCAACATCTTATTACGAATAATTCCGACAACTTCTGGAGAAAGGGAGGCATTCACTTATTACAGAGATGGT ATGTCGGCTCAATCTGAAGGAAATTATGCGGAAGCTTTACAGAATTATTATGAGGCTATGCGACTGGAAATTGATCCCTATGATCGAAGTTATATACTTTATAACATAGGCCTTATACACACAAGTAACGGAGAACATACAAAAGCTTTGGAATACTATTTTCGGGCACTCGAACGAAATCCTTTCTTACCTCAAGCTTTTAACAATATGGCCGTGATCTGTCATT ACCGCGGAGAACAGGCCATTCGACAGGGAGATTCTGAAATTGCAGAATCTTGGTTTGATAAAGCTTCTGAATATTGGAAACAAGCTATAGCCCTTACCCCAGGTAATTATATTGAAGCACAGAATTGGTTGAAGATCACAGGGCGTTTTGAATAA
- the psaI gene encoding photosystem I subunit VIII, whose translation MINLPSLFVPLVGLVFPAVAMASLFLHVQKNKIF comes from the coding sequence ATGATAAACTTACCGTCCCTTTTTGTTCCTTTAGTGGGCCTAGTATTTCCGGCAGTTGCAATGGCTTCTTTATTTCTTCATGTTCAAAAAAACAAGATTTTTTAG
- the ycf4 gene encoding putative photosystem I assembly protein Ycf4, translating into MINVYVFLVGLVLIVMSALLVHVPKLISWGSEKHGCRSQDAWLDIVPGSKKTINFFWASFTLLGSLGVLYISVSSYYGRHFFSFISSEFVVPFLPQGVTLTFYGIAGLFLSLHWWLLFFWDVGSGYNFFDKKNRMVCFFRYGFPGTYRRIFLRVRMEDIQSLVLQANPNPEPSSGVLYIQTREQGTIPLTPVDNYYDRTPRNVIQKAWDLSRFLSIPMEIVPYS; encoded by the coding sequence ATGATAAACGTTTATGTGTTTTTAGTGGGCCTTGTATTAATTGTAATGTCTGCTTTATTGGTTCATGTTCCAAAATTAATTAGTTGGGGATCAGAAAAACATGGTTGTCGTTCACAAGACGCATGGCTTGACATTGTACCGGGGTCCAAAAAAACAATCAATTTCTTCTGGGCTTCTTTCACTCTTTTAGGTTCATTAGGGGTGTTATATATTTCCGTTTCCAGTTATTATGGTAGGCATTTTTTCTCTTTCATTTCGTCCGAATTTGTAGTTCCTTTTTTGCCACAAGGGGTCACGCTTACTTTCTATGGAATCGCGGGTCTCTTTCTAAGTTTACATTGGTGGCTTCTTTTTTTTTGGGATGTGGGAAGTGGCTATAATTTTTTCGATAAAAAAAATCGAATGGTTTGTTTTTTTCGTTACGGATTTCCCGGAACATATCGTCGTATTTTTCTCCGAGTTCGTATGGAAGATATTCAGTCCCTCGTACTACAAGCTAACCCTAATCCAGAACCTAGTAGTGGTGTCCTTTATATACAAACCAGAGAACAGGGGACCATTCCCTTGACTCCTGTTGATAATTATTATGATAGGACTCCACGCAACGTTATACAAAAAGCTTGGGACTTGTCCAGATTCTTGAGTATACCAATGGAAATCGTCCCATATTCTTGA
- the cemA gene encoding envelope membrane protein codes for MAKKKAFIPLLCLTSIVFLPWCISFTFKKSLESWIPNWWNTKESEIFLNIIQEKSFLKKFIEFEELFLLDEMLKEYPETRLQNLRIEIYKEIIQLIETNNQDRIHTILYFCTNIIGFLILSGYSIRGNQELIILNAWVQEFLYNLSDTIKAFSILLLTDFCIGFHSTHGWELMVGSVYKDFGFTQNDQIISGLVSTFPVILDTIFKYWIFRYLNRVSPSLVVIYHSMND; via the coding sequence ATGGCAAAAAAGAAAGCATTCATTCCCCTTCTATGTCTTACATCTATAGTCTTTTTGCCCTGGTGCATCTCTTTTACATTTAAGAAAAGTCTGGAATCTTGGATTCCTAATTGGTGGAATACGAAAGAATCCGAAATTTTCTTGAATATTATTCAAGAAAAAAGTTTTTTAAAGAAATTCATAGAGTTCGAGGAACTGTTCCTCTTGGATGAAATGCTAAAGGAATACCCAGAAACACGTTTACAAAACCTTCGTATCGAAATCTACAAAGAAATCATCCAATTGATCGAGACGAACAACCAAGATCGTATCCATACGATTTTGTATTTCTGTACAAATATAATAGGTTTCCTTATTCTAAGTGGTTATTCTATTAGGGGTAATCAAGAACTCATTATTCTTAACGCTTGGGTTCAAGAATTTCTATATAACTTAAGTGACACAATAAAAGCTTTTTCGATTCTTTTATTAACTGATTTTTGTATAGGATTCCATTCGACTCATGGTTGGGAACTAATGGTTGGGTCTGTCTATAAAGATTTTGGATTTACTCAGAATGATCAAATTATATCTGGTCTTGTTTCCACTTTTCCGGTCATTTTAGATACAATTTTTAAATACTGGATTTTCCGTTATTTAAATCGTGTATCTCCGTCGCTTGTAGTTATTTATCATTCAATGAATGACTGA